From Lujinxingia litoralis, one genomic window encodes:
- a CDS encoding FAD-dependent oxidoreductase yields the protein MSSTSRFANRRLAIIGAGPIGVETALRALAEGLTVTLYEAREPGAHVRRWSHVRFFSPWSLNRSALGEAMLREAGRELVDGEVFPTGESYLREYLEPLLAELDARPGLDLQPNTRVLGISRLRALKGDLLANPRRAHRPFLLRVSGPEGERFDEADLVIDASGVLSTPNMLGPGGLPAIGEEALNGQVLRGIPDVTERDADLANRRVLVVGDGHSAATTLGALTELRTRAPQTRVVWAYRSDGEPFVEIEGDTLPQRLRLSRLGNAVARGEVDGVEARPGVFVQRISPEGDALRVTLASAGGDTSEVEVDRIIANVGYHPDTSLYRELQVHLCYASDGPMKLAASLLASTGGADCLDQTSAGPEVLKNPEPGFYVLGTKSYGRNSNFLLKVGLQQIDDVMTLIRDSQDV from the coding sequence ATGAGCTCTACTTCTCGTTTTGCCAACCGCCGCCTGGCCATTATCGGCGCGGGCCCCATCGGTGTAGAGACCGCCCTTCGTGCCCTGGCGGAGGGGCTGACGGTCACCCTGTACGAAGCCCGGGAGCCGGGAGCACATGTGCGTCGGTGGTCCCATGTTCGATTCTTCTCGCCATGGTCGCTCAACCGCAGCGCGCTCGGCGAAGCGATGTTGCGCGAGGCGGGACGCGAGCTGGTGGATGGAGAGGTGTTTCCTACCGGTGAGTCTTACCTGCGTGAGTACCTCGAGCCGCTGCTCGCGGAACTCGACGCCAGACCTGGCCTGGATCTTCAGCCGAACACCCGCGTGCTCGGCATCTCCAGGCTTCGTGCTCTTAAGGGAGACTTGCTTGCGAACCCCCGACGAGCACACCGTCCTTTTTTGCTACGTGTGAGCGGGCCTGAGGGAGAGCGTTTCGATGAGGCAGATCTGGTGATTGATGCCTCGGGGGTGTTGAGCACTCCCAACATGCTGGGCCCCGGCGGGTTGCCAGCCATTGGCGAAGAGGCGCTCAACGGTCAGGTCCTACGCGGTATCCCGGACGTGACGGAGCGCGACGCCGATCTTGCCAACCGACGGGTGCTGGTGGTCGGCGACGGTCACTCCGCGGCCACCACCCTGGGGGCGCTCACCGAGCTGCGGACCAGAGCTCCGCAGACGCGTGTGGTATGGGCGTACCGATCCGATGGCGAGCCCTTTGTTGAGATTGAAGGGGATACGCTTCCTCAACGCCTGCGCCTCTCTCGCCTGGGCAATGCCGTGGCGCGCGGGGAGGTCGACGGCGTGGAAGCGCGCCCCGGGGTTTTTGTGCAACGTATTTCGCCTGAGGGGGATGCGCTGCGGGTCACGCTGGCCAGTGCCGGAGGCGACACCTCAGAGGTGGAGGTCGACCGCATCATTGCCAATGTGGGCTATCACCCCGACACCTCGCTTTATCGCGAGCTTCAAGTCCATCTCTGCTACGCCAGTGACGGTCCCATGAAACTCGCCGCGTCACTGCTCGCCAGTACCGGCGGCGCGGATTGTCTGGACCAGACCTCGGCCGGCCCCGAGGTGCTAAAGAACCCGGAGCCAGGTTTTTACGTGCTGGGTACGAAGAGCTACGGGCGCAACTCCAACTTCCTGCTCAAGGTCGGTCTTCAGCAGATCGATGATGTGATGACGCTTATCCGGGACTCTCAAGATGTTTAA